From the Maioricimonas rarisocia genome, one window contains:
- a CDS encoding tetratricopeptide repeat protein: MNSGDNSERRQGKRPLPASLHVYINSGTAEDWARLPGSSPELVEKILKLRDEFGGFESVDDLAWVVGDDLLERWRPALQPGTGPTRAERPRRTAPAHRLPVDRQVPLPVDPRGETSSRPVGLRQSLFGEITDPRAAKTFEAEQVIVGVRYRVLVVALLVLGGLVVGVGQLHAYQMHRHADSLLERKARALESDEPRKAARLLKQYLHFVEDDVEARAELAILSADSATTVAERMNTFHMLEQILREDKARHDVRRRLATLLMDMQRFTDAAVHFGMLCEADPEDPELLRNHALCLLSAGKFEQAAQSLRETAERVPDDIPTYERLAFVLRRELGRPADAARILEQMLANNPSSAEAFLARTRHRLFFGEFAAARIDLQSAGRLAPENLEVNLLEARATTLDPSSPQPELERLSKQLEELTIAHPGDVRLYRLMSRLDKRLGHSDRAVAWLKQGLEALPDNPELQTDLVLLLIDLRQTQEARKLLSAQGSDSESPLQQYMHGRADFAEGEWRDARDRFRQLSLGDPLQEELANEVDLWLARSCAKLQEHDGAATAYERILARTPAHTMARRGLLNIFEAQGALGEAIGNLERAGELAPAGAVMVARMKFDRERRRPETQRDWSDVENAIRYAEKLAPRSADVALLKAALFEQQDDLPRARRTLAEIRRQVPDDVRIWLDEIRLLRIAGDGDAADDLWQRAQKQFAGQPALLVARVHQVVALPVETARQQLDEIEVELSGLAPAIATRVIPALVRAWSQVGDPARALAAWESLAATDELQWHVQRFDLAQATGNSSAAEDALQSIRDIEGTGGRVYRCLRARHLIDRASAGDPSGLHEARQLVHELRSDASDWSQVWLTQARLQEFDEHRSAAIDSYAQAFALDPENEPLVRKLLGLLCDEQRHIEAGQTIETYQRHTGTVLPPDLSILASQIAFQAADSDRALMYARSNASLHRSHAPSQLWLGRLLSQTSDADAAAVLQRAVELDPTSGDAWVALVEHRVRANELDRVPSDLRLAEQRLPAAEIPLTFARCYELLGQDERAAAAYRTALSLHAGNADVVLTVADYFRRAGDANRSRDLLWTLLEPDYAATPEQKSEARRALAE, encoded by the coding sequence ATGAACAGCGGCGACAACAGCGAGCGTCGGCAGGGCAAACGTCCCCTGCCGGCCAGTCTGCACGTCTACATTAACAGCGGAACGGCCGAAGACTGGGCCCGCCTGCCGGGCAGCAGTCCCGAACTGGTCGAGAAGATCCTCAAGTTGCGGGACGAGTTCGGCGGATTCGAAAGCGTCGACGACCTGGCATGGGTCGTCGGAGACGATCTGCTCGAACGCTGGCGACCTGCGCTTCAACCGGGCACAGGACCAACCCGGGCCGAACGCCCGCGAAGAACTGCACCTGCGCATCGGCTGCCCGTCGACCGGCAGGTGCCGCTCCCCGTCGATCCGCGCGGCGAAACGTCCAGTCGCCCCGTCGGATTGCGACAGAGCCTGTTCGGCGAGATCACCGACCCGCGCGCCGCGAAGACGTTCGAAGCAGAGCAGGTCATTGTCGGCGTTCGCTACCGTGTTCTGGTTGTGGCGCTGCTGGTGCTCGGCGGACTGGTCGTTGGAGTCGGTCAGTTGCACGCGTATCAGATGCATCGTCACGCCGACTCGCTGCTGGAGCGGAAAGCCCGGGCCCTCGAGTCGGACGAGCCACGCAAGGCGGCGCGACTGCTCAAGCAGTACCTTCACTTCGTCGAGGACGACGTCGAAGCGCGCGCCGAACTGGCCATCCTGTCGGCCGATTCCGCCACGACCGTCGCCGAGCGGATGAATACGTTCCACATGCTCGAGCAGATTCTTCGCGAGGACAAGGCACGCCACGACGTGCGGCGGCGGCTGGCAACGCTGCTGATGGACATGCAGCGGTTTACCGATGCAGCGGTCCACTTCGGGATGCTCTGCGAAGCCGACCCGGAGGATCCGGAACTGCTGCGGAACCACGCTCTGTGTCTGCTGTCCGCAGGAAAGTTCGAGCAGGCCGCTCAAAGCCTGCGGGAGACAGCCGAACGGGTTCCCGACGACATCCCCACGTACGAGCGTCTGGCATTCGTCCTGCGTCGCGAACTGGGCCGCCCTGCCGATGCCGCCCGCATCCTCGAACAGATGCTCGCGAACAACCCCTCGTCGGCCGAAGCGTTTCTGGCTCGCACACGCCACCGGCTGTTCTTCGGAGAATTCGCCGCAGCCCGCATCGACCTGCAGAGTGCCGGCCGCCTCGCACCGGAGAACCTCGAAGTCAACCTGCTCGAGGCGCGGGCGACGACACTCGACCCGAGCAGCCCGCAGCCCGAGCTGGAACGTCTCAGCAAACAGCTCGAAGAATTGACGATCGCGCATCCCGGCGACGTTCGCCTGTACCGGTTGATGTCCCGACTCGACAAGCGGCTTGGCCACTCCGACCGCGCCGTCGCGTGGCTCAAGCAGGGACTCGAAGCGCTGCCGGACAACCCGGAACTGCAGACCGATCTCGTCCTTCTGCTCATCGATCTGCGGCAGACTCAGGAGGCACGCAAGCTGCTCTCCGCTCAGGGAAGCGACAGTGAATCCCCGCTGCAACAGTACATGCACGGGCGTGCGGACTTTGCCGAAGGCGAGTGGCGCGACGCCCGCGATCGGTTCCGGCAGCTCTCTCTGGGTGACCCCCTTCAGGAGGAACTCGCGAACGAGGTCGACCTGTGGCTCGCTCGCAGTTGCGCGAAGCTGCAGGAGCACGACGGCGCAGCGACCGCGTACGAGCGGATTCTCGCCCGCACCCCGGCCCACACGATGGCAAGGCGCGGTCTGTTGAACATTTTCGAAGCCCAAGGGGCCCTCGGCGAAGCAATCGGCAACCTGGAGCGCGCCGGTGAACTGGCCCCCGCGGGTGCCGTCATGGTCGCTCGCATGAAGTTCGATCGCGAGCGGCGGCGGCCGGAAACGCAACGTGACTGGAGTGACGTCGAGAACGCGATCCGGTATGCGGAGAAGCTCGCTCCGCGCTCGGCCGATGTGGCTTTGCTGAAGGCGGCACTGTTCGAGCAGCAGGATGACCTGCCTCGAGCACGGCGGACACTTGCAGAAATCCGCCGCCAGGTCCCCGACGACGTCCGGATCTGGCTCGACGAAATCCGACTGCTGCGGATTGCAGGCGACGGCGATGCCGCCGACGATCTGTGGCAGCGCGCACAGAAGCAGTTTGCCGGTCAACCGGCCCTCCTGGTCGCCCGGGTGCACCAGGTGGTCGCACTCCCGGTGGAGACAGCCCGTCAGCAGCTCGACGAAATCGAAGTGGAGTTGTCCGGCCTGGCGCCTGCCATCGCGACACGTGTGATTCCGGCACTTGTCAGAGCCTGGAGCCAGGTTGGAGATCCTGCCCGCGCCCTCGCTGCGTGGGAGTCGCTCGCTGCGACAGATGAACTGCAATGGCACGTCCAGCGCTTCGACCTGGCACAGGCGACCGGCAACAGTTCTGCCGCGGAGGACGCGCTGCAATCCATCAGGGACATCGAAGGGACCGGAGGTCGCGTCTACCGTTGCCTGCGGGCGCGACACCTCATCGACAGGGCCTCTGCGGGTGACCCTTCCGGACTTCACGAGGCCCGCCAGCTTGTGCACGAGCTGCGCTCCGATGCCTCGGACTGGTCTCAGGTCTGGCTGACACAGGCCCGCCTGCAGGAGTTTGATGAGCACCGCTCGGCAGCCATCGACAGCTACGCACAGGCGTTTGCACTCGATCCCGAGAACGAACCACTCGTCCGAAAGCTGCTGGGGCTGCTCTGCGACGAACAGCGGCATATCGAAGCCGGACAGACGATCGAGACCTACCAGCGACACACCGGCACGGTGTTGCCGCCGGACCTGAGCATCCTCGCCTCGCAGATCGCGTTTCAGGCAGCCGACTCGGACCGGGCCCTCATGTATGCCCGCAGCAACGCGTCGCTGCACCGCAGTCATGCCCCGTCACAACTCTGGCTGGGACGACTGCTCAGCCAGACGTCCGATGCCGATGCCGCGGCAGTGTTGCAACGTGCTGTCGAACTCGACCCGACCAGCGGCGATGCCTGGGTGGCTCTTGTCGAGCATCGTGTGCGCGCCAACGAACTGGACCGGGTTCCGAGCGATTTGCGACTTGCCGAGCAACGCCTGCCGGCGGCGGAAATCCCGCTGACCTTTGCACGCTGCTACGAGCTGCTCGGCCAGGATGAACGAGCCGCGGCCGCCTACCGGACCGCGCTGTCGCTGCACGCCGGCAACGCGGATGTCGTGCTGACAGTGGCGGATTACTTCCGCCGTGCCGGCGACGCCAACCGTTCCCGCGACCTGCTCTGGACTCTGCTCGAACCGGACTACGCTGCGACGCCCGAACAGAAATCGGAGGCCCGACGGGCTCTGGCCGAATAG
- a CDS encoding hybrid sensor histidine kinase/response regulator — protein MSVRDDRESAVQHSREADPGHASAAEELRYRIDRFSLIDMMDCGAFIRDLSRQPSRRDVAEALVRHLYNHVIDAEGNRALGLVRVFETRRFRELDEPRQQIARQAAPHIEPEHRCLTLVATTGDEEAWNNVNKSRQHQAIPLPSQEAVDRLPMVAQLVRQLGFEVSGVLQPDDEILITGVDTGVFYIEQAAGSPYLPAQDDFVLRYGIRSVIGFGDMLPDGSLFAVILFAKTHIPHEAAERFGHLSLSTRLALLAQTDVAHRARAQVSCFDRLLRNHERIVSQQESVLRDSEAVYHSLVDSLPVCVLRKDLDGRFIFANRAYGEFTGHVVDDILGKTDFDFSPAHVAEKFRRDDRKVIETGQPLREIEVNTTDTETTWVEVIKTPVRDARRRIIGTQAIFWDVTERQQAVEALQQAKEAAEQANRAKSDFLANMSHEIRTPMNAIIGMSELLLDDNLTPVQRDYTRTVLESAESLLTIINEILDFSKIEAGHLELEAIDFDLREEIVDMLRTLATRAFRKDVELVWQVHSDVPPYVRGDPFRLRQVLLNLVGNAIKFTENGEVAVHVDGRELPDSTVQLDFSVTDTGIGIPPEQLDRIFSAFTQADGSTTRRFGGTGLGLTISSRLVEAMGGRIEVESRIGAGSTFRFSIQVQQAAQAVHENELTDWPDLNGRPAVVIDDNATNREILKQMLQSWGMQVETFEGGPQAFTRLSELVTSGGTLPLLLSDVNMPEMDGFMLVEQLRQSPQLKDAVVILLTSGGRPGDTARGRELDIAAQLMKPVKSSELLEAVMVAVGEPLPARAAPAGNDNGQQPTMPPLNILLAEDGKANQRLAKALLEKWGHSVTIAEDGRIAVDRWQKDSFDLILMDVQMPELDGLNATREIRAREGIDGGHIPIVAMTARAMKGDREQCLDAGMDGYVAKPVRKSDLYAAISPFFPASANAPTAEGGATQESNGVVDWPTAMEMVDDDEEILLAVIEETLDEVPELLSQLEQSLDRNQSEEAHRLAHTIKASGRTFGAGSVQEHAGRIEELARDDRLEEARGILPPLRQTIDEMLRELESRQS, from the coding sequence ATGTCAGTGCGGGACGATCGCGAATCCGCGGTACAGCATTCGCGAGAAGCAGATCCGGGCCATGCATCTGCTGCCGAAGAACTACGGTACCGGATCGATCGGTTCTCACTGATCGACATGATGGATTGCGGAGCTTTCATTCGCGATCTGAGTCGACAGCCCTCGCGCCGGGACGTCGCGGAGGCACTGGTCCGGCATCTCTACAATCACGTCATCGACGCCGAGGGAAATCGTGCGCTGGGACTGGTCCGCGTATTCGAGACCCGGCGGTTTCGGGAACTGGACGAACCGCGCCAGCAGATCGCACGGCAGGCCGCTCCGCACATCGAACCGGAACATCGCTGCCTGACGCTGGTTGCCACCACCGGCGACGAAGAGGCCTGGAACAACGTTAACAAATCGCGTCAGCACCAGGCGATCCCGCTCCCCAGCCAGGAAGCGGTCGACCGTCTTCCGATGGTCGCGCAGCTCGTGCGGCAGCTTGGATTCGAAGTGAGCGGTGTCCTGCAGCCCGACGATGAGATCCTCATCACGGGAGTCGACACGGGCGTCTTCTACATCGAACAGGCGGCCGGCAGCCCATACCTCCCGGCGCAGGATGATTTCGTACTGCGCTACGGCATTCGCTCGGTGATCGGCTTTGGCGACATGCTGCCCGACGGCAGCCTGTTTGCCGTCATTCTGTTCGCGAAAACGCATATTCCTCACGAAGCGGCAGAGCGATTCGGGCACCTGTCTCTGAGCACACGGCTGGCCCTGCTCGCTCAAACCGACGTCGCCCACCGCGCACGGGCTCAGGTCAGTTGCTTCGATCGGCTGCTGCGTAACCACGAACGAATCGTCTCCCAGCAGGAATCGGTGCTGCGGGACTCGGAAGCGGTCTATCACTCCCTCGTCGACAGCCTGCCGGTCTGCGTGCTTCGCAAGGACCTCGATGGACGGTTCATTTTTGCGAACCGGGCCTACGGAGAGTTCACGGGCCACGTTGTCGACGACATTCTCGGCAAGACTGACTTCGACTTCTCCCCCGCACACGTCGCCGAGAAGTTTCGCCGCGACGACCGGAAGGTCATCGAGACCGGCCAGCCGCTCCGCGAGATTGAGGTCAATACGACCGACACCGAAACGACCTGGGTCGAAGTGATCAAGACGCCCGTCCGGGATGCCAGACGTCGGATCATTGGCACGCAGGCGATTTTCTGGGATGTCACGGAGCGGCAGCAGGCGGTCGAAGCTCTGCAGCAGGCGAAAGAGGCCGCCGAGCAGGCCAACCGTGCCAAGAGTGACTTTCTGGCCAACATGAGCCACGAGATCCGCACGCCGATGAACGCCATCATCGGGATGTCCGAACTTCTGCTCGACGACAACCTCACCCCGGTCCAGCGTGACTACACCCGGACGGTACTCGAGTCGGCCGAGTCGCTGCTGACGATCATCAACGAGATTCTCGACTTCTCGAAGATCGAGGCCGGGCACCTCGAACTCGAGGCGATCGACTTCGACCTGCGGGAAGAGATTGTGGACATGCTCCGCACGCTCGCGACGCGGGCATTCCGCAAGGACGTCGAGCTCGTGTGGCAGGTACACTCGGACGTTCCGCCGTACGTGCGGGGCGATCCCTTCCGGCTGCGACAGGTCCTGCTGAATCTTGTCGGCAATGCCATCAAGTTCACGGAGAACGGGGAAGTTGCCGTCCACGTCGACGGTCGTGAACTCCCTGATTCGACCGTTCAGCTGGACTTCTCGGTCACCGACACGGGGATCGGCATTCCTCCGGAGCAGCTCGACCGCATTTTCTCCGCTTTCACGCAGGCGGACGGCTCGACGACCCGTCGCTTCGGCGGAACCGGACTGGGGCTGACGATCTCCTCCCGCCTGGTCGAGGCGATGGGAGGCCGGATCGAGGTCGAAAGCCGCATCGGTGCGGGCAGCACATTCCGTTTTTCGATCCAGGTCCAGCAGGCCGCGCAGGCGGTCCATGAAAATGAGCTGACCGACTGGCCCGATCTGAATGGCCGGCCCGCCGTCGTCATCGACGACAACGCCACCAATCGCGAGATCCTCAAGCAGATGCTGCAGAGCTGGGGCATGCAGGTGGAAACGTTCGAGGGAGGCCCGCAGGCCTTCACCCGCCTGAGCGAGCTGGTAACATCAGGCGGCACGCTGCCCCTGCTGCTCAGCGATGTCAACATGCCGGAAATGGATGGCTTCATGCTGGTGGAGCAGCTCAGGCAGTCGCCGCAGCTCAAGGACGCGGTCGTGATTCTGCTGACCTCCGGCGGCCGACCCGGCGATACCGCACGGGGCCGCGAACTCGACATCGCAGCCCAGCTGATGAAGCCGGTGAAGTCGTCGGAACTGCTCGAAGCGGTCATGGTGGCGGTTGGTGAACCGCTGCCCGCCCGGGCCGCACCGGCCGGCAACGACAACGGGCAGCAGCCCACGATGCCACCGCTGAACATCCTGCTGGCTGAAGACGGCAAGGCCAACCAGCGGCTCGCCAAGGCACTGCTGGAGAAGTGGGGACATTCGGTCACGATCGCCGAGGACGGTCGCATTGCCGTGGATCGCTGGCAGAAGGACTCCTTCGACCTGATCCTCATGGACGTGCAGATGCCCGAACTCGATGGTCTCAATGCGACGCGTGAGATTCGTGCGCGGGAGGGCATCGACGGTGGTCACATTCCCATCGTCGCCATGACGGCTCGCGCCATGAAGGGTGACCGCGAACAGTGTCTCGACGCGGGGATGGACGGCTACGTCGCCAAACCGGTGCGTAAATCGGACCTTTACGCGGCGATCTCTCCGTTCTTTCCAGCGTCGGCGAACGCCCCGACCGCCGAAGGGGGCGCAACGCAGGAATCAAACGGAGTCGTCGACTGGCCCACTGCCATGGAAATGGTCGACGATGACGAGGAGATCCTGCTGGCGGTGATCGAAGAGACCCTCGACGAAGTCCCCGAACTGCTCTCGCAGCTCGAGCAGTCACTCGACCGGAACCAGTCCGAAGAAGCCCATCGCCTGGCTCACACGATCAAGGCCTCCGGGCGAACGTTCGGAGCCGGATCGGTCCAGGAACACGCAGGGCGAATTGAAGAACTGGCCCGGGACGACCGCCTCGAGGAGGCGCGTGGCATATTGCCACCGCTCCGGCAGACGATTGACGAGATGCTTCGGGAACTCGAGTCCCGGCAGTCCTGA
- a CDS encoding tetratricopeptide repeat protein, translating to MRILDKKRALHSTFRSALMLLGCISLVTPATAWSQPASERPDAPEPTVSSPADSPRLQHRHATQLYREGKVVEARQLWDEAAARDPNLPPADLAVAFEYLAQRNVAAARVAIDTAAERHSESSLLWIARARLAVGERGLGTARAALHKAHELAPGLYITNLWLGQFYEEQGALTEAARYYEAAASADSQRSEALLGIARLQFRSLDLDQTLKTLQRVAEIDPALPAESRLAALHLDAGDLPGALMWQERAVSRQPENPQSLIALARLLLRLSQFDAARETIERIPGWEDDLTSLLLRAQVEDDDNQVEQATALYRNVIAIDPNNVIAQNNLAMLLLEADQTEEDAYEAASHALTLAPGNPAVRATHACALQAIGHKDAATALLRSVHEVPADPWIRYFYGQLLVGQNKHAAAREQLRACLLLEPDFARKSDVETLLESLTESTTSAN from the coding sequence ATGCGCATTCTCGACAAGAAACGTGCCCTTCATTCGACATTTCGCTCGGCCCTGATGCTGCTGGGCTGCATCTCTCTGGTCACGCCGGCGACTGCCTGGTCTCAACCGGCAAGTGAACGTCCGGATGCTCCAGAACCAACTGTCAGCAGCCCGGCCGACTCGCCACGGCTGCAGCATCGCCACGCCACGCAGCTGTACCGCGAAGGCAAAGTGGTCGAGGCCCGGCAACTGTGGGATGAGGCCGCGGCGCGGGATCCGAATCTCCCCCCAGCAGATCTGGCGGTGGCGTTCGAGTATCTCGCCCAGCGGAACGTCGCAGCGGCACGGGTCGCGATCGACACGGCAGCCGAGCGACACTCTGAAAGCTCGCTGCTGTGGATTGCCCGGGCTCGCCTGGCGGTCGGCGAGCGGGGACTCGGCACGGCACGTGCGGCGCTTCACAAGGCACACGAGCTGGCGCCCGGTCTGTACATCACCAATCTGTGGCTCGGCCAGTTCTACGAGGAACAGGGGGCGCTGACCGAAGCGGCCCGTTACTACGAAGCCGCCGCTTCGGCCGACTCGCAACGCAGCGAAGCACTGCTTGGAATCGCCCGGCTGCAGTTTCGATCTCTTGACCTCGACCAGACGCTCAAGACGCTGCAGCGGGTCGCCGAGATCGATCCTGCCCTTCCCGCCGAGTCCCGTTTGGCAGCATTGCATCTTGATGCCGGCGATCTTCCCGGAGCACTGATGTGGCAGGAGCGGGCCGTTTCGCGGCAGCCGGAGAACCCGCAGTCCCTCATCGCACTCGCCCGACTTCTACTGCGACTGAGCCAGTTCGATGCTGCCCGCGAAACAATCGAACGCATCCCGGGTTGGGAAGACGACCTGACGTCACTGCTCCTGCGGGCACAGGTCGAAGATGACGACAACCAGGTCGAACAGGCCACCGCGCTCTATCGGAACGTCATCGCGATCGATCCGAACAACGTGATCGCGCAGAACAATCTGGCGATGCTGCTGCTGGAAGCGGATCAAACGGAGGAAGACGCGTACGAAGCTGCGTCCCACGCCCTGACACTCGCCCCCGGCAATCCCGCCGTGCGGGCAACACACGCTTGTGCACTGCAGGCCATCGGACACAAAGACGCTGCCACGGCTCTGCTGCGGTCAGTTCATGAAGTCCCCGCCGACCCGTGGATCCGATACTTCTACGGGCAGCTCCTGGTCGGCCAGAACAAGCACGCTGCTGCCCGCGAGCAGTTGCGGGCCTGCCTGCTGCTGGAACCCGACTTTGCCCGCAAGTCGGACGTCGAAACACTCCTCGAGTCACTGACGGAGTCGACGACGTCCGCAAACTGA
- a CDS encoding serine/threonine protein kinase produces MHAHDEHQVTTVLYCRSAGDGRITPHWDDSHDAELRGAFEVGRTIGERYFLQEQLGGGSMGRVFRARDLRLDRPVAMKVVAHHRRGITDLEAALEREAKLGANLSHPGIAAVYDFGFVGTKSYTIFEFVEGETLRVLLSRRGRLTLDESRGIVSDLATALDYAHAQGVIHRDLKPENIVFTPGGELKILDFGIALDVTRDVATGTYSGTPAYSSPEQAECRPTGGRSDQYALALIVFEMLAGRKAFTDPDPQEVLRRQVSEPPPRLGEYVSDCSGQAERAVLRALSKHSDERFATCRDFVQEIYGNSLPELQRHVVSTPLAQRIGFYIGHVAEESLLARHIGTALHARKYSCWYYGRDAIPGVPFPGQARSAIERSQAVVLLFSRAAARSPDFGQELEHAHRIGCPVLPLLIDMSREEFEHLAPSWCRMLGASPVIEYRRTAPEQELIDRLVAAATSLGIATDAEIRPSSSGSRQRCSGPVWATDANQIDIHDLHRVLFRNGTIDDFLQHRHRHFIAATKGFGKTLLLTCKRQQLTEARDASHDAVTMVPDGRPYLDFMSEMRSLSSRYEKPLSDLSTCKRLWNMALRISAISHHTKVIDADEQEEIDEFPSRIRRWLRGARIQPTVVFKELTSLRVSELNRLIDTSENFLDQKLRQIHGGTYFFIDKVDQAIRHLSREAWIAVQAGLIEAAWETMNANSHVKIYASIRQEAFVNYQSDIKSNLFAATTSLNYSDEELRGLVDQLAGCYEGCASFADFLGVNVIRHGRRPIPEDSFGYVRRHTCGRPRDLVAIASELSSRRSDLSEQRIREIVQQTSSNVLVSNIFDEVQVFLNCLHDRDARLRFLAMIPGNILEKAEAIRICEQFNGLEPGTLQHFGEDSSEIFHPFRDLYFAGLLGTIAEDPESGGATQRFRRPNDSLSHAAAELPDSPVLLLHPALDTFIRSQRTRAPFLQYQYIAVGENLPWAPHSPILMQIDRHLSQLEDRRFAELAHVLVKRIQLLLNSGNVPFARMEIETSAEWKDLTTRSGSEETAEALLWLEELLQEL; encoded by the coding sequence ATGCACGCGCACGACGAACACCAGGTTACTACGGTTCTGTACTGTCGTTCGGCCGGCGACGGACGGATCACTCCCCACTGGGACGACTCGCACGACGCTGAGCTTCGCGGAGCCTTCGAGGTCGGTCGCACGATCGGCGAACGGTACTTCCTGCAGGAGCAGCTGGGGGGCGGATCGATGGGACGCGTCTTTCGCGCCCGTGATCTCCGCCTGGATCGTCCGGTCGCCATGAAGGTCGTCGCCCATCATCGCCGCGGCATCACCGACCTCGAGGCCGCTCTCGAACGGGAAGCGAAGCTCGGCGCGAATCTGAGCCACCCCGGCATCGCCGCGGTGTACGACTTCGGTTTCGTTGGCACCAAGTCGTATACGATCTTCGAGTTCGTGGAAGGCGAGACACTTCGCGTTCTGCTCTCCCGGCGTGGCCGGCTGACGCTCGACGAATCGCGCGGCATTGTCTCGGATCTGGCGACCGCCCTCGACTACGCACACGCACAGGGCGTGATCCATCGCGATCTGAAACCGGAGAACATCGTCTTTACGCCCGGCGGCGAGCTCAAGATCCTCGACTTCGGCATCGCTCTGGACGTTACCCGGGACGTGGCAACCGGCACCTATTCGGGGACGCCGGCGTATTCCTCCCCCGAGCAGGCCGAATGCCGACCGACCGGTGGCCGGTCCGATCAGTATGCTCTTGCCCTGATCGTCTTCGAGATGCTCGCCGGTCGGAAAGCATTCACCGACCCCGATCCGCAGGAAGTGCTCCGGCGACAGGTCAGCGAGCCACCGCCCCGCTTGGGAGAGTACGTCTCCGATTGCTCCGGCCAGGCGGAACGGGCCGTGCTGCGGGCCCTCAGCAAACATTCTGACGAACGATTCGCAACCTGTCGCGACTTCGTGCAGGAGATCTATGGCAACAGCCTGCCCGAACTGCAGCGGCACGTCGTGTCGACGCCGCTGGCACAGCGGATCGGCTTCTACATCGGCCACGTTGCCGAGGAGTCGCTGCTGGCCCGACACATTGGCACCGCACTGCACGCGCGGAAGTACTCGTGCTGGTACTATGGCCGGGACGCGATCCCCGGAGTTCCGTTTCCCGGTCAGGCCCGGTCCGCCATCGAACGTTCGCAGGCTGTCGTCTTGCTGTTTTCGCGTGCCGCGGCACGTTCTCCCGACTTCGGGCAGGAGCTCGAGCACGCTCATCGCATCGGCTGCCCGGTTCTGCCGCTGCTGATCGACATGTCGCGGGAAGAGTTCGAGCACCTGGCCCCTTCCTGGTGTCGCATGCTGGGAGCCTCGCCCGTCATCGAGTACCGGCGGACGGCTCCCGAGCAGGAGCTGATCGACCGGCTTGTCGCTGCGGCGACCTCCCTGGGAATCGCCACCGACGCAGAAATTCGGCCGTCGTCGTCCGGATCACGCCAGCGCTGCAGCGGCCCGGTGTGGGCCACCGACGCCAACCAGATCGACATTCACGACCTGCATCGCGTGCTGTTCCGCAACGGCACGATCGACGACTTTCTGCAACATCGTCACCGGCATTTCATCGCAGCGACCAAGGGATTCGGCAAGACGCTGCTGCTGACCTGCAAGCGGCAACAGCTGACCGAAGCCCGCGATGCCTCGCACGATGCCGTCACCATGGTGCCGGACGGTCGACCCTACCTCGACTTTATGAGCGAGATGCGGTCCCTGTCGTCGCGGTACGAAAAGCCCCTCTCGGACCTGTCCACGTGCAAGCGACTGTGGAACATGGCGTTGCGAATCTCCGCCATTTCGCACCACACGAAGGTCATCGATGCGGACGAGCAGGAAGAGATCGACGAGTTCCCCAGCCGGATTCGCCGCTGGCTGCGAGGGGCAAGGATCCAGCCAACCGTCGTCTTCAAGGAACTGACCTCGCTGCGGGTCAGCGAACTCAACCGTCTGATCGACACCAGTGAGAACTTCCTCGATCAGAAACTGCGGCAGATTCACGGCGGCACGTATTTCTTCATCGACAAGGTCGACCAGGCGATCCGGCATCTCTCCCGCGAGGCATGGATCGCCGTGCAGGCCGGGCTGATCGAGGCGGCCTGGGAGACCATGAACGCCAACAGCCACGTGAAGATCTACGCCTCCATCCGGCAGGAAGCGTTCGTGAACTACCAGTCGGACATCAAGTCGAACCTGTTTGCCGCCACCACCAGCCTGAACTACTCGGACGAGGAACTGCGGGGGCTGGTTGACCAGTTAGCCGGCTGCTACGAAGGGTGCGCCTCGTTCGCCGACTTCCTCGGTGTGAACGTGATTCGCCATGGACGACGGCCGATTCCCGAGGACAGCTTCGGCTACGTGCGACGACACACCTGCGGGCGTCCTCGCGATCTGGTCGCGATCGCTTCCGAACTCTCCTCGCGACGGAGCGACCTCAGCGAACAGCGGATTCGCGAGATCGTGCAGCAGACCAGTTCGAACGTGCTGGTCTCGAACATCTTCGACGAGGTGCAGGTCTTCCTGAATTGTCTGCACGATCGCGATGCCCGCCTGCGGTTCCTGGCGATGATTCCGGGCAATATTCTCGAGAAAGCCGAAGCCATCCGTATCTGCGAGCAGTTCAACGGACTGGAACCGGGCACACTGCAGCACTTCGGCGAGGACTCCAGCGAGATCTTCCATCCGTTTCGCGACCTGTACTTCGCGGGACTGCTTGGAACCATCGCGGAAGATCCAGAATCGGGCGGCGCGACACAGCGTTTCCGGCGTCCCAACGATTCGCTCAGCCATGCCGCGGCGGAGCTTCCCGACTCGCCAGTTTTACTGCTGCATCCCGCCCTGGATACGTTCATCCGGTCGCAGCGGACGCGGGCGCCGTTCCTGCAGTACCAGTACATCGCGGTTGGCGAGAACCTTCCGTGGGCTCCGCATTCACCCATTCTGATGCAGATCGATCGTCACCTCTCGCAACTCGAAGATCGCCGGTTCGCGGAGCTCGCGCACGTACTCGTCAAGCGAATCCAACTGCTGCTCAACTCCGGCAACGTCCCCTTCGCTCGCATGGAGATCGAGACCAGCGCCGAATGGAAGGACCTGACGACGCGGTCCGGTTCGGAAGAGACGGCCGAAGCGTTGCTCTGGCTGGAAGAGCTGCTGCAGGAACTCTGA